A stretch of the Vigna radiata var. radiata cultivar VC1973A chromosome 7, Vradiata_ver6, whole genome shotgun sequence genome encodes the following:
- the LOC106767308 gene encoding protein LURP-one-related 17 isoform X2 translates to MRVFPRFKFLSRAVHEEHEGEHDGERNRVDNYIGHPNEVILMDASGNSVLTLRRSRKLGLVDSWFVYEGERGKQSTRSKWCKSNNSPVCCVRKRVNILDGKPKVQAYVYRVASDSDKRHAAFTVEGSYAHRTCKVLDECKKAVAEIKRKEANSKDVSFGIEIFQLVVHPGFDPSFAMALVLLLDQMFS, encoded by the exons ATGAGGGTGTTTCCCAGGTTCAAGTTTCTGTCACGAGCAGTGCACGAGGAACACGAGGGTGAGCATGATGGGGAGAGAAACAG GGTTGACAATTACATCGGCCACCCCAATGAAGTTATTCTTATGGACGCTTCAGGAAACTCTGTCCTCACTCTTCGCCGCTCCAGG AAGCTGGGATTAGTAGATAGCTGGTTTGTGTATGAAGGGGAAAGAGGGAAGCAGAGTACGAGAAGTAAGTGGTGTAAATCGAATAACAGTCCAGTTTGTTGTGTAAGGAAGCGTGTGAATATTTTAGACGGCAAGCCCAAGGTTCAGGCCTACGTGTATCGTGTAGCATCGGACTCAGATAAACGACATGCGGCATTTACAGTTGAAGGTTCCTATGCACATAGGACATGTAAAGTGTTAGATGAGTGCAAGAAGGCTGTGGCTGAAATCAAGAGAAAGGAGGCCAATAGCAAAGACGTCTCTTTCGGGATAGAGATTTTTCAATTGGTTGTTCACCCTGGCTTTGATCCTAGCTTTGCCATGGCACTCGTTTTACTGCTGGATCAAATGTTTTCGTAA
- the LOC106767308 gene encoding protein LURP-one-related 17 isoform X1 produces the protein MRVFPRFKFLSRAVHEEHEGEHDGERNRYPLTERSLCTSLTLTVWKKSLVISCKGFTVIDSYGNLAYRVDNYIGHPNEVILMDASGNSVLTLRRSRKLGLVDSWFVYEGERGKQSTRSKWCKSNNSPVCCVRKRVNILDGKPKVQAYVYRVASDSDKRHAAFTVEGSYAHRTCKVLDECKKAVAEIKRKEANSKDVSFGIEIFQLVVHPGFDPSFAMALVLLLDQMFS, from the exons ATGAGGGTGTTTCCCAGGTTCAAGTTTCTGTCACGAGCAGTGCACGAGGAACACGAGGGTGAGCATGATGGGGAGAGAAACAGGTACCCTTTAACGGAACGAAGCTTGTGCACCTCCTTAACGCTAACAGTTTGGAAAAAATCACTAGTGATTAGTTGTAAAGGGTTTACCGTGATTGATTCGTATGGAAACCTGGCTTATAGGGTTGACAATTACATCGGCCACCCCAATGAAGTTATTCTTATGGACGCTTCAGGAAACTCTGTCCTCACTCTTCGCCGCTCCAGG AAGCTGGGATTAGTAGATAGCTGGTTTGTGTATGAAGGGGAAAGAGGGAAGCAGAGTACGAGAAGTAAGTGGTGTAAATCGAATAACAGTCCAGTTTGTTGTGTAAGGAAGCGTGTGAATATTTTAGACGGCAAGCCCAAGGTTCAGGCCTACGTGTATCGTGTAGCATCGGACTCAGATAAACGACATGCGGCATTTACAGTTGAAGGTTCCTATGCACATAGGACATGTAAAGTGTTAGATGAGTGCAAGAAGGCTGTGGCTGAAATCAAGAGAAAGGAGGCCAATAGCAAAGACGTCTCTTTCGGGATAGAGATTTTTCAATTGGTTGTTCACCCTGGCTTTGATCCTAGCTTTGCCATGGCACTCGTTTTACTGCTGGATCAAATGTTTTCGTAA